One part of the Solea solea chromosome 1, fSolSol10.1, whole genome shotgun sequence genome encodes these proteins:
- the palmda gene encoding palmdelphin isoform X1: MDECNLLKERLQAITEKHRIQEDIRQKKLELDREKLKLQHLKKKAMREQWLLQDSTTHNATSQQQSLLSDQQQTRALQLNIHGMEKEVELLEREESMISTNESFILNRLKAVEKSSQEIIMEANENFVPKPSRVAMVIPDDPESPSPLANNHTELTPRKMLFAMEINVNKNLLTGENTVLSTANVPPEDLHQHSGLKVYDDGRKCIYTLNPQEGSHDPECVSELSAREVQQLLQSATAHRQLNHQHPNIREEQWRSTRHNNKDKVQVCDLSDHRGRCGNRVLLHNTTAEKDVSFMENWQNWREMREYQENPHSRQDERLNHSKLKERHRLGNGKEVGFHHGDQKGHGCSSYQVRNCHSVLDNRPVSNSRIIRSNSTHGGRTNGWAPPRSHDQEVVSPYQSQLCYTPANHIPLSDYISVDEEELYCNNPPSYQSALYRGPARSERVPSPLYGDDTPYTILNTMDTTEPITAIFMGFQTAQDDSGRGQEFEGSLKAELVVIEDSDDNGEDNNSVAEERHAQPSVVGFSTGSSANGSVGFGVKRTAPGIKRTQKKHQPCCCVS; the protein is encoded by the exons ATGGACGAGTGTAACCTGCTGAAGGAGAGACTCCAGGCCATCACT GAGAAGCACCGTATTCAGGAGGACATCAGACAGAAGAAGCTGGAACTGGATAGAGAGAAACTCAAACTGCAGCATCTCAAG AAAAAAGCTATGAGGGAGCAGTGGCTGCTACAGGACTCCACTACCCACAATGCAACATCGCAGCAACAGAGCCTTCTGTCCGACCAGCAGCAGACCAGAGCACTGCAGCTCAACATCCACGG GATGGAAAAGGAGGTGGAGCTTCTGGAGCGAGAGGAGTCTATGATTTCCACCAATGAGAGCTTCATCCTCAACAGACTGAAGGCTGTGGAGAAAAGCTCACAGGAAATTATtatg gAAGCAAACGAGAACTTTGTCCCCA AACCATCGCGGGTTGCCATGGTGATTCCTGATGACCCAGAATCTCCGTCTCCACTTGCCAATAACCACACTGAGCTGACACCGAGAAAAA TGCTGTTTGCCATGGAGATCAATGTGAATAAAAACCTGCTGACCGGGGAAAACACCGTACTTTCTACTGCGAACGTGCCACCCGAGGACTTGCACCAACACAGCGGGCTCAAAGTTTACGACGACGGCAGGAAGTGCATCTATACTCTGAATCCACAAGAG GGATCACATGACCCAGAGTGTGTATCTGAGCTGTCAGCCAGAGAAGTGCAACAGTTGCTGCAGAGTGCCACGGCGCATCGCCAATTAAACCACCAACATCCCAACATCAGGGAGGAGCAGTGGAGGAGCACGCGCcacaataacaaagacaaagtgcaggtgtgtgacctcagtgaccacagggggcgctgtggtaACCgcgtcctccttcacaacacgACAGCAGAGAAAGACGTCAGCTTCATGGAAAACTGGCAAAACTGGAGGGAAATGCGGGAATACCAAGAAAACCCGCACAGTCGGCAGGACGAGAGACTTAACCACAGCAAGCTGAAGGAACGTCATCGCCTAGGAAACGGCAAGGAGGTGGGGTTTCACCATGGCGACCAGAAAGGTCATGGCTGCAGTTCTTACCAGGTGAGAAACTGTCACAGTGTTCTGGACAATCGGCCTGTTAGCAACAGCAGAATCATCAGGAGCAACAGCACTCATGGAGGCAGAACCAATGGCTGGGCTCCGCCCAGATCACATGACCAGGAAGTAGTGTCCCCCTACCAATCGCAGCTCTGCTACACCCCGGCCAATCACATCCCTCTTAGCGATTACATCAGTGTGGATGAGGAGGAACTTTATTGTAACAATCCGCCCTCTTACCAGTCTGCACTGTACCGTGGCCCCGCCCGCTCCGAGCGAGTGCCCTCCCCCCTCTACGGAGACGACACCCCTTACACCATCCTCAACACCATGGATACCACCGAGCCAATCACCGCCATCTTCATGGGCTTCCAGACGGCGCAGGACGACAGTGGGCGGGGTCAGGAGTTCGAGGGCTCGCTGAAGGCCGAGCTGGTCGTTATCGAGGACAGTGACGACAACGGTGAGGACAACAACAGCGTGGCGGAGGAGAGACACGCCCAACCGAGTGTCGTCGGCTTTTCAACAGGCAGCTCGGCCAATGGGAGTGTAGGATTTGGAGTCAAGCGGACGGCGCCAGGTATCAAACGGACCCAGAAGAAGCATCAACCGTGCTGTTGTGTCTCCTAA
- the palmda gene encoding palmdelphin isoform X2: protein MDECNLLKERLQAITEKHRIQEDIRQKKLELDREKLKLQHLKKKAMREQWLLQDSTTHNATSQQQSLLSDQQQTRALQLNIHGMEKEVELLEREESMISTNESFILNRLKAVEKSSQEIIMEANENFVPKPSRVAMVIPDDPESPSPLANNHTELTPRKMLFAMEINVNKNLLTGENTVLSTANVPPEDLHQHSGLKVYDDGRKCIYTLNPQEGSHDPECVSELSAREVQQLLQSATAHRQLNHQHPNIREEQWRSTRHNNKDKVQVCDLSDHRGRCGNRVLLHNTTAEKDVSFMENWQNWREMREYQENPHSRQDERLNHSKLKERHRLGNGKEVGFHHGDQKGHGCSSYQVRNCHSVLDNRPVSNSRIIRSNSTHGGRTNGWAPPRSHDQEVVSPYQSQLCYTPANHIPLSDYISVDEEELYCNNPPSYQSALYRGPARSERVPSPLYGDDTPYTILNTMDTTEPITAIFMGFQTAQDDSGRGQEFEGSLKAELVVIEDSDDNGEDNNSVAEERHAQPSVVGFSTGSSANGSVGFGVKRTAPVTELLDL from the exons ATGGACGAGTGTAACCTGCTGAAGGAGAGACTCCAGGCCATCACT GAGAAGCACCGTATTCAGGAGGACATCAGACAGAAGAAGCTGGAACTGGATAGAGAGAAACTCAAACTGCAGCATCTCAAG AAAAAAGCTATGAGGGAGCAGTGGCTGCTACAGGACTCCACTACCCACAATGCAACATCGCAGCAACAGAGCCTTCTGTCCGACCAGCAGCAGACCAGAGCACTGCAGCTCAACATCCACGG GATGGAAAAGGAGGTGGAGCTTCTGGAGCGAGAGGAGTCTATGATTTCCACCAATGAGAGCTTCATCCTCAACAGACTGAAGGCTGTGGAGAAAAGCTCACAGGAAATTATtatg gAAGCAAACGAGAACTTTGTCCCCA AACCATCGCGGGTTGCCATGGTGATTCCTGATGACCCAGAATCTCCGTCTCCACTTGCCAATAACCACACTGAGCTGACACCGAGAAAAA TGCTGTTTGCCATGGAGATCAATGTGAATAAAAACCTGCTGACCGGGGAAAACACCGTACTTTCTACTGCGAACGTGCCACCCGAGGACTTGCACCAACACAGCGGGCTCAAAGTTTACGACGACGGCAGGAAGTGCATCTATACTCTGAATCCACAAGAG GGATCACATGACCCAGAGTGTGTATCTGAGCTGTCAGCCAGAGAAGTGCAACAGTTGCTGCAGAGTGCCACGGCGCATCGCCAATTAAACCACCAACATCCCAACATCAGGGAGGAGCAGTGGAGGAGCACGCGCcacaataacaaagacaaagtgcaggtgtgtgacctcagtgaccacagggggcgctgtggtaACCgcgtcctccttcacaacacgACAGCAGAGAAAGACGTCAGCTTCATGGAAAACTGGCAAAACTGGAGGGAAATGCGGGAATACCAAGAAAACCCGCACAGTCGGCAGGACGAGAGACTTAACCACAGCAAGCTGAAGGAACGTCATCGCCTAGGAAACGGCAAGGAGGTGGGGTTTCACCATGGCGACCAGAAAGGTCATGGCTGCAGTTCTTACCAGGTGAGAAACTGTCACAGTGTTCTGGACAATCGGCCTGTTAGCAACAGCAGAATCATCAGGAGCAACAGCACTCATGGAGGCAGAACCAATGGCTGGGCTCCGCCCAGATCACATGACCAGGAAGTAGTGTCCCCCTACCAATCGCAGCTCTGCTACACCCCGGCCAATCACATCCCTCTTAGCGATTACATCAGTGTGGATGAGGAGGAACTTTATTGTAACAATCCGCCCTCTTACCAGTCTGCACTGTACCGTGGCCCCGCCCGCTCCGAGCGAGTGCCCTCCCCCCTCTACGGAGACGACACCCCTTACACCATCCTCAACACCATGGATACCACCGAGCCAATCACCGCCATCTTCATGGGCTTCCAGACGGCGCAGGACGACAGTGGGCGGGGTCAGGAGTTCGAGGGCTCGCTGAAGGCCGAGCTGGTCGTTATCGAGGACAGTGACGACAACGGTGAGGACAACAACAGCGTGGCGGAGGAGAGACACGCCCAACCGAGTGTCGTCGGCTTTTCAACAGGCAGCTCGGCCAATGGGAGTGTAGGATTTGGAGTCAAGCGGACGGCGCCAG TTACAGAGCTTCTTGATCTCTGA
- the tyw3 gene encoding tRNA wybutosine-synthesizing protein 3 homolog: MDHQRFSQCKQQSLNKVDLSKKGSVDEDIEAVVSLINNRDQFFTTSSCSGRIIVIDGAPEGSDVQKQNCAWLYVSHKKCTSYDLVSALDKSSRDAVLKFEPFILHVQCRRLEDAQLMHSVSINSGFRNSGLTVSKAGKIIAAVRSTHGLEVPLTREGKLLVGRDYVHFLTQVANQKMEENLRRIHRFHENLQSALISDELQEVLPAPPSSQEARRPPEGQEAETEEKQQNKTSVYQRRRRREHHQTDCGHGDGTGSVQEEPDVCLDLLT, translated from the exons ATGGATCACCAGAGgttcagtcagtgcaaacagcagagtctgaACAAAGTGGACCTGAGTAAAAAAGGCAGCGTAGACGAGGACATCGAGGCAGTGGTTTCTCTGATCAATAACCGTGATCAGTTCTTCACCACCAGCTCCTGCTCCGGGAGAATCATCGTCATCGACGGg GCCCCAGAGGGCAGCGATGTGCAGAAGCAGAATTGTGCTTGGTTATATGTCTCACACAAGAAGTGCACATCATACGACCTG GTTTCTGCTCTGGACAAGTCCAGTAGAGACGCTGTGCTCAAGTTTGAGCCCTTCATTCTCCATGTTCAGTGCAGGAGGTTAGAAGATGCTCAGCTCATG CACTCGGTGTCCATCAACTCTGGCTTCAGGAATTCTGGTCTCACTGTCAGCAAGGCGGGAAAGATCATCgcg GCCGTCCGTAGCACACATGGCCTGGAGGTTCCTCTGACCCGTGAGGGAAAGCTCCTGGTTGGACGTGACTATGTCCATTTCCTGACGCAGGTAGCCAATcagaagatggaggagaaccTCAGACGGATCCACAG GTTCCACGAGAACCTGCAGTCGGCTTTGATCTCAGATGAACTACAGGAAGTCCTCCCAGCGCCTCCCAGTTCCCAGGAAGCACGGCGTCCACCTGAAGGACAGGAGGCAGAGAcggaagaaaagcagcagaacaaAACAAGCGTGTACCaacgcaggaggaggagagaacatCATCAGACTGACTGTGGCCACGGTGACGGTACTGGTAGCGTTCAAGAAGAGCCGGATGTCTGTCTGGATCTGTTAACATAA